Proteins encoded together in one Canis lupus dingo isolate Sandy chromosome 34, ASM325472v2, whole genome shotgun sequence window:
- the MAP6D1 gene encoding MAP6 domain-containing protein 1 — protein MAWPCISRLCCLARRWNQLDRSDVAVPLTLHGHSDLESEEPAPGDAAPRKGPSPAGAREPGRDVPLTQYQRDFGVWTAPAGPRDAPQGRGAGAAAAGAGGRRGKQSAAPGRGVYVLPIGDADAAAAVTTSYRQEFQAWTRVKPSRSTKARPATVITTHSSGWDSSPRDSFQAPEGRKKFTPNPSAIFQASAPRILNV, from the exons atGGCGTGGCCCTGCATCAGCCGCCTCTGCTGCCTGGCGCGGCGCTGGAACCAGCTGGACCGCTCCGACGTGGCGGTGCCGCTGACCCTACACGGCCACTCGGACCTCGAGAGCGAGGAGCCCGCCCCGGGCGACGCCGCCCCGCGCAAGGGCCCGTCCCCCGCGGGCGCCCGGGAGCCCGGCCGGGACGTGCCGCTCACTCAGTACCAGCGGGACTTCGGGGTGTGGACGGCGCCCGCGGGGCCCCGGGATGCTCcgcaggggcgcggggcgggggcggcggcggcgggggcgggcggccgcAGGGGCAAGCAGTCCGCGGCCCCGGGCCGGGGCGTGTACGTGCTCCCCATCGGCGACGCAGACGCGGCCGCAGCGGTGACCACGTCGTACAG ACAGGAATTCCAGGCCTGGACCAGAGTGAAGCCGTCGAGATCCACAAAGGCGAGACCCGCCACAGTCATAACAACCCACAGCTCTGGATGGGACAGCAGCCCCCGGGACAGCTTCCAG GCTCCTGAGGGGAGGAAGAAGTTTACCCCTAACCCCTCAGCCATCTTTCAGGCATCAGCTCCCCGGATCCTCAATGTGTGA